In Gopherus evgoodei ecotype Sinaloan lineage chromosome 10, rGopEvg1_v1.p, whole genome shotgun sequence, a single window of DNA contains:
- the LLGL1 gene encoding lethal(2) giant larvae protein homolog 1 isoform X4 encodes MQSVPDDYRCGKALGPVESLQEHPQDSSKILIGYSRGLVIVWDQSTRNVHHLFLGNQQLESLGWERSGRTVVSSHSDGGYMVWSINSSCHKTLQPLMSTIPYGPFPCKAINKILWRTCDSGNHFIIFSGGMPRASYGDRHCVSILQGQSLVTLDFTSRVIDFFTVHHTEPEEEFDNPSALVVLVEEELVVLDLQTPGWPTVPAPYLAPLHSSAITCSYHISNVPLKLWERIISAGEQQSPPHSSVNWPISGGKNLAQEPTQRGLLLTGHEDGTVRFWDASGVSLRPLYKLGTANIFQTDCEHSDCLNQASEEEWPPFRKVGCFDPYSDDPRLGIQKIALCKYTARMVVAGTAGQVLVMELSDEKSNHMISVAMVDLLQDREGFTWKGHDRLTTKNGSITFRPGFQPSVLVQCMPPAAVTAVTLHSEWNLVAFGTSHGFGLFDYYRRNPVLARCTLHPNDSLAMEGPLSRVKSLKKSLRQSFRRIRKSRVSGKKRVGANSSSSKVQEANAQLAEQAGPTDVEMTPVQRRIEPRSADDSLSGVVRCLYFADTFLRDAAHHGPTMWAGTNSGSVFAYALEVPSQEKFSERLVEAVLGKEIQLMHRAPVVSIAVLDGRGNPLPEPYEVSRDLAKAPDMQGSHSVLIASEEQFKVFTLPKVSAKTKFKLTAHEGCRVRKVALVSFTSLACEDYTENCLACLTNLGDIHIFTVPGLRPQVHYNCIRKEDISGVASCVFTKHGQGFYLISPSEFERFSLSARNITEPLCSLELVRFRGTTCRSPNFTRTPKLTQANGTHMLQGSEANGSPGDGTRTPEEPQAVFSPAPTDSPSSPESSLDTTGDITVEEVKDFLASSEEAERNLRNVSEEEARSPGILIK; translated from the exons ATGCAGAG CGTGCCAGACGACTACCGCTGCGGGAAGGCCCTTGGGCCAGTGGAGTCGCTACAGGAACACCCTCAAGACTCCTCCAAGATCCTGATTGGCTATAGCAGGGGGCTGGTGATCGTGTGGGACCAAAGCACCAGAAACGTCCATCACCTCTTCCTGGGCAATcag CAGCTGGAGAGCCTTGGGTGGGAGCGAAGTGGCAGGACGGTGGTGAGTTCGCACAGTGATGGAGGTTACATGGTGTGGTCCATCAACAGTAGCTGCCATAAGACTCTGCAGCCACTCATGTCAACTATTCCCTATG GTCCGTTTCCCTGTAAAGCCATCAACAAAATCCTGTGGAGAACCTGTGACTCTGG AAATCACTTCATCATCTTCAGCGGGGGCATGCCCCGCGCCAGCTACGGGGACCGGCACTGCGTCAGCATCCTGCAGGGCCAGAGCCTGGTCACCCTGGACTTCACGTCGCGCGTGATCGACTTCTTCACCGTGCACCACACGGAGCCGGAGGAGG AGTTCGATAACCCAAGTGCCCTGGTGGTCCTGGTGGAGGAAGAGCTGGTGGTTCTTGACCTACAGACACCCGGCTGGCCTACAGTTCCTGCCCCCTACCTGGCACCCCTCCATTCCTCCGCCATCACCTGCTCCTATCACATCTCCAACGTCCCCCTGAAGCTGTGGGAACGGATCATCAGCGCTGGAGAGCAGCAGAGTCCCCCGCATTCTTCTGTG AACTGGCCGATCAGTGGAGGGAAAAACTTAGCCCAGGAACCCACCCAGAGAGGCCTCCTTCTCACGGG gcaCGAGGACGGCACGGTCCGCTTCTGGGATGCCTCGGGGGTGTCGCTGCGGCCTCTGTACAAGCTGGGCACGGCCAACATCTTCCAGACGGACTGCGAGCACAGCGACTGCCTCAACCAGGCCAGCGAGGAGGAGTGGCCTCCCTTCCGCAAG GTTGGCTGCTTTGATCCGTACAGCGACGACCCCCGGCTGGGCATCCAGAAGATTGCGCTGTGTAAATACACAGCCCGGATGGTGGTGGCTGGGACTGCCGGGCAG GTGCTCGTCATGGAGCTGAGTGACGAGAAGTCTAATCACATGATCAGTGTGGCcatggtggacctgctgcaggaccGGGAGGGCTTCACCTGGAAGGGGCACGACCGGCTCACCACCAAGAATGGCTCCATCACCTTCAGACCAGGCTTCCAGCCCAGCGTGCTGGTGCAGTGCATGCCACCGGCCGCCGTCACTGCCGTGACGCTGCACTCCGAGTGGAACCTAGTGGCCTTCGGCACCAGCCATGGCTTTGGGCTCTTCGACTATTACCGACGCAACCCAGTGCTGGCCCG GTGCACGCTCCACCCCAACGACTCCCTGGCCATGGAGGGGCCCCTCTCCCGAGTGAAGTCGCTGAAGAAGTCCCTGCGCCAGTCATTCCGCAGGATCCGCAAAAGCCGAGTCTCTGGCAAGAAGAGAGTCGGTGCCAACAGCTCGTCCAGCAAG GTGCAGGAAGCTAATGCCCAGCTGGCCGAGCAGGCCGGCCCCACCGACGTGGAGATGACCCCCGTGCAGAGGCGGATTGAACCCCGGTCAGCTGATGACTCGCTCTCAGGGGTCGTGCGCTGCCTGTACTTTGCCGATACCTTTCTCCGCGACG CTGCACACCACGGGCCCACCATGTGGGCTGGAACCAACTCGGGCTCTGTGTTCGCCTACGCCCTGGAGGTCCCGTCCCAGGAGAAGTTCTCGGAGCGCTTGGTAGAAGCGGTGCTGGGCAAGGAGATCCAGCTGATGCACAGGGCACCGGTGGTGTCGATCGCGGTCCTGGACGGGCGGGGGAACCCTCTCCCGGAGCCCTACGAGGTGTCCCGGGACCTGGCCAAAGCCCCTGACATGCAGGGCAGCCATTCTGTGCTCATCGCCTCGGAGGAGCAGTTCAAG GTGTTCACGCTGCCAAAAGTCAGTGCCAAGACCAAATTCAAGCTGACGGCCCACGAGGGCTGCCGGGTGCGGAAGGTGGCGCTGGTGAGCTTCACCAGCCTGGCGTGCGAGGACTACACGGAGAACTGCCTGGCCTGCCTCACCAACCTGGGCGACATCCACATCTTCACGGTGCCCGGCCTGCGGCCGCAGGTGCACTACAACTGCATCCGTAAGGAGGACATCAGCGGCGTCGCCTCCTGCGTCTTCACCAAGCACGGGCAAG GCTTCTACCTGATCTCGCCTTCCGAGTTCGAGCGATTCTCCCTGAGCGCCCGGAACATCACAGAGCCGCTGTGCTCGCTGGAGCTCGTCCGGTTTCGGGGCACCACCTGTCGCAG CCCCAATTTCACCAGGACACCGAAACTGACCCAGGCCAACGGGACTCACATGCTGCAGGGCTCGGAGGCGAACGGCTCCCCTGGTGATGGCACCC GGACGCCTGAGGAACCCCAGGCTGTCTTCTCCCCGGCGCCCACCGATTCGCCGAGCAGCCCGGAGAGCTCCCTGGACACCACCGGGGACATCACCGTGGAGGAAGTGAAAGATTTCCTGGC CTCCTCGGAGGAAGCGGAGAGGAACCTGAGGAACGTGAGCGAGGAGGAGGCCCGCTCTCCGGGGATCCTGATTAAATGA